One segment of Arthrobacter sp. MMS18-M83 DNA contains the following:
- a CDS encoding glycosyltransferase family 4 protein, producing the protein MITNVVAPDKLGGLERYVRELSAELVRQKHRVTVISKRTNDSQLATENFSDGVSVVRYDMPKKTDPFFALKYPLATAFGVSRSLKKIKVQSQDSVVLHGHFPLPMLTMALLGTRYLYTCHAPVYKEILDERQASYALPKVLHQIVVKSFKRVERFVMKRAVTVITLSDFVAGEVVEIGAKKYDEVRRISGGLDTEWFTPGPRTALDGPEQERGGPRIFTARRLVKRTGVESLIRSMPGVLELEPGATLEIAGDGSLKKQLEETVAELDLTNAVKFLGRISEEELLECYRSADIAVTPTRNLEGFGLATAEAMATGVVPLVTPVGANPELVSKLSPNLVTSGTEPEQLASGIVSLWRSPELASLRSRVRAAVHPEMGWPVVAEKYRRIYEASRPSL; encoded by the coding sequence ATGATCACGAACGTGGTGGCCCCAGACAAACTCGGTGGCCTCGAACGATATGTGCGGGAACTCTCCGCGGAACTCGTTCGTCAAAAACATCGCGTGACAGTCATATCCAAACGTACGAATGATAGCCAATTGGCAACTGAGAATTTTTCAGACGGCGTCTCGGTAGTGCGGTATGACATGCCAAAGAAGACGGATCCTTTCTTTGCGTTGAAGTATCCCTTAGCCACGGCATTTGGTGTAAGTAGATCCCTCAAGAAAATAAAAGTGCAATCACAAGACTCCGTCGTTTTGCACGGGCACTTTCCACTTCCGATGCTAACTATGGCCCTTCTGGGGACACGGTACTTGTATACATGTCACGCGCCTGTTTACAAAGAAATCTTGGATGAACGACAGGCCAGCTATGCATTGCCAAAGGTTCTTCATCAAATTGTCGTGAAGAGTTTCAAACGCGTCGAGCGATTCGTGATGAAGCGAGCAGTTACGGTGATCACTTTGAGTGACTTTGTTGCCGGTGAGGTTGTTGAGATCGGAGCGAAAAAGTATGACGAAGTGCGAAGAATTTCTGGAGGACTAGATACGGAATGGTTCACTCCAGGGCCGAGAACCGCTCTCGATGGGCCAGAGCAGGAGAGGGGCGGTCCCCGTATTTTCACCGCGCGTCGCTTAGTTAAACGCACGGGCGTCGAGTCGCTCATTCGTTCCATGCCGGGTGTACTGGAGCTTGAACCGGGCGCTACCCTGGAAATCGCGGGAGATGGCTCCTTGAAGAAACAGCTCGAAGAAACGGTCGCTGAACTGGACTTGACGAATGCTGTCAAGTTCCTGGGTCGTATCAGTGAGGAAGAGTTGTTGGAATGCTATCGTTCGGCGGACATCGCGGTTACACCGACAAGGAATCTCGAAGGATTCGGACTTGCGACTGCAGAAGCGATGGCCACTGGCGTCGTCCCGTTGGTGACGCCGGTTGGTGCCAACCCGGAGCTCGTTTCGAAATTGTCACCTAACCTGGTCACTTCCGGCACGGAGCCTGAGCAATTAGCATCGGGCATAGTATCTCTGTGGCGGTCTCCTGAGTTGGCAAGTCTGAGAAGTCGAGTACGAGCAGCCGTACATCCAGAAATGGGTTGGCCAGTAGTGGCCGAGAAATATCGTCGTATCTATGAAGCGAGCCGGCCGTCGCTGTGA
- a CDS encoding glycosyltransferase yields MISLAGLARAQAKAGHEVFVLHTRRPDTPAEETLAELFPEPIRRSEISRDGRRASGFFALTIGIFKALTQLRPDAIHLHSSYAGVSGRLVAGVLGMISRTVYSPHGFAFLNSRSRRISGFALLVEKLLNRLGGKLALVSNSEMTAARSTFDARRTYVLQNRVDISKLPKHRHRVDGRLRVGTVGRISHSKGPWKFAEVARELAYDASFVWIGDGPQTDKANWLRDSGVEVSGWQTPENAIKLAAELDIYVSTALWEGMPLAVMEAQALGIPCVVSNIVGNVDVVEHGITGYVCSDHQTIVMAIKRLVEDEVLRKFMGRAAAERAKIVFAHDSLSADSIEIYRA; encoded by the coding sequence ATGATCTCCCTCGCAGGCCTTGCTCGTGCGCAAGCAAAAGCTGGCCACGAGGTCTTTGTCTTACATACAAGGCGTCCAGATACACCGGCTGAGGAGACGCTTGCCGAGTTGTTCCCCGAACCTATTCGACGCAGCGAGATCTCCAGGGATGGTCGTCGAGCAAGTGGCTTTTTCGCCTTGACAATTGGTATATTCAAGGCCTTAACTCAACTGCGTCCCGATGCAATACACCTTCATTCATCTTACGCTGGTGTCTCCGGCCGACTCGTGGCTGGGGTTCTGGGAATGATCTCGCGTACAGTTTACAGTCCTCACGGATTTGCTTTCCTTAATTCGCGCTCGAGGCGGATAAGTGGGTTTGCATTATTGGTGGAAAAATTGCTCAATCGTCTTGGTGGCAAGCTGGCCCTTGTTTCAAACTCGGAAATGACTGCCGCTCGCTCGACATTTGATGCGCGGCGAACTTACGTATTGCAGAATCGAGTGGACATTAGCAAGCTGCCGAAACATCGACACAGAGTGGATGGCAGGTTAAGAGTCGGGACTGTTGGGCGAATCAGTCACTCAAAGGGTCCTTGGAAGTTTGCCGAGGTTGCACGCGAACTCGCTTACGATGCATCGTTCGTTTGGATTGGGGACGGCCCCCAAACTGACAAAGCAAACTGGCTTAGGGATTCGGGTGTCGAGGTGTCGGGCTGGCAAACGCCGGAAAATGCGATCAAGCTGGCGGCGGAACTCGACATATATGTTTCGACGGCGCTGTGGGAAGGTATGCCCCTGGCCGTCATGGAGGCACAGGCGCTCGGAATACCGTGTGTAGTTTCAAATATTGTTGGGAACGTTGACGTAGTTGAGCACGGAATAACGGGATACGTGTGCTCCGACCACCAAACGATTGTGATGGCCATCAAACGCCTGGTAGAAGACGAAGTTCTTCGGAAGTTCATGGGACGTGCTGCAGCAGAACGGGCGAAGATCGTTTTTGCACATGATTCACTTAGCGCAGACTCCATTGAGATATATCGCGCTTAG
- a CDS encoding polysaccharide biosynthesis tyrosine autokinase: MELSDYLRVLRRNWVTMVACLLLGLMVAAVASLVVKPTYTSQTKLFVAIQSSGSVSELQQGNTFSQARVQSYVETVSTPAVLQPAIDSLGLQITPVELSKRIKASSDLNTVIITITAADTSPAQAAAIAQAVSDSLISAIDKIESPATKGATSPVRLSVVTPAAAPTEPSAPDTRLYLVLGAVCGLALGAGVAVLRATLDTKVRGENDLRRITQAAILGGISYDGDATKKPLLTQAAAQSPRAESFRQIRTNLQFAHVSHASKAVLFTSSLPGEGKTTTATNLAIAIAQSGQSVVLIDADLRRPRVDEYLGLERNAGLTTALIGQADVDDLLQPWGEDNLYVLTSGQIPPNPSELLGSDAMKTLITRLEHAFDAVIIDAPPLLPVTDAAVLAQQVGGVVLVIGSTKVKSPDLQKSIAALEMVQADLLGVVLNLLPPKGPDAYSYSYYSHDTVSKKSRKTSGNPPRIRRSSTSTDGDFDSIFNERPASR; the protein is encoded by the coding sequence TTGGAGTTAAGCGACTACTTGCGTGTGTTGCGACGTAACTGGGTCACGATGGTCGCATGCTTGCTACTCGGCTTGATGGTTGCAGCAGTCGCATCCTTGGTTGTAAAGCCGACCTACACCTCGCAGACCAAGCTTTTCGTGGCCATCCAAAGCTCCGGCTCTGTATCGGAGCTCCAGCAAGGAAATACTTTCAGTCAAGCGCGTGTCCAATCTTATGTTGAAACGGTGAGTACGCCAGCGGTGCTTCAGCCCGCGATTGATTCACTTGGATTGCAGATTACTCCCGTCGAGCTAAGCAAGCGGATAAAGGCCAGTTCTGATCTAAATACGGTGATTATTACAATCACTGCGGCCGACACATCACCCGCACAGGCTGCAGCTATCGCTCAAGCTGTAAGCGATAGTCTCATCTCCGCCATTGACAAGATCGAGAGCCCAGCCACAAAAGGTGCAACTTCTCCCGTCAGGCTTTCAGTTGTAACGCCAGCAGCCGCTCCAACTGAGCCTTCCGCGCCAGACACTCGCTTGTATCTTGTGCTGGGAGCCGTCTGTGGACTCGCGCTGGGGGCAGGCGTTGCGGTTCTTAGGGCGACCCTCGACACAAAAGTTCGCGGCGAAAATGATCTGCGCCGAATTACCCAAGCCGCCATTCTCGGGGGCATTTCATACGATGGCGACGCCACGAAAAAGCCGCTTCTCACCCAGGCTGCTGCTCAAAGCCCCAGAGCGGAGTCATTCCGCCAGATACGGACGAATCTACAGTTCGCCCATGTGAGCCACGCTTCCAAGGCAGTTCTCTTCACCTCGTCCCTCCCCGGAGAGGGAAAAACGACCACCGCTACGAACCTCGCGATCGCAATCGCACAGAGTGGTCAGTCCGTCGTTCTGATTGATGCCGATCTCAGACGACCTCGTGTGGACGAGTACCTGGGCTTAGAGAGGAACGCAGGTTTGACCACGGCTCTTATCGGACAAGCTGATGTCGACGATCTGCTGCAACCCTGGGGGGAGGACAATCTCTACGTATTGACTTCCGGTCAAATTCCGCCGAACCCGAGCGAATTGCTGGGCTCGGATGCTATGAAAACCCTCATAACCCGACTCGAACATGCATTCGACGCAGTAATTATTGATGCACCGCCACTACTTCCCGTAACCGATGCCGCAGTCTTGGCACAGCAAGTTGGGGGAGTCGTCCTGGTCATAGGATCTACCAAGGTGAAGTCTCCCGATTTGCAAAAGTCGATCGCAGCCCTAGAGATGGTGCAAGCTGATCTGCTGGGAGTTGTCCTGAATTTGTTACCCCCGAAGGGTCCAGACGCGTACTCCTACAGCTACTACAGCCACGACACTGTGTCGAAGAAGTCCAGAAAGACTTCCGGCAACCCCCCTCGGATTCGTAGGTCCAGTACTTCAACCGATGGTGACTTTGACTCAATATTCAACGAACGGCCTGCCTCCAGATGA
- a CDS encoding DUF4012 domain-containing protein, which yields MANIQDSKENGSRQGGNRNAPGDAGKRVRRRLLTTSICVAAFLVLAGACAAWLSAKASTIKTELEASTHLVPKLKESILNNRQAEASSAVDELKRHTAAARDAAADPIWSLATTIPWLGANFSATVEITRSADDVATLGAAPLVKVYDSLDWNKLVPSNHGTDLEPIRKAAPVMASAANAVRASVDRLNGIDAGSLLPQVAKPLTQARDQLSTIVSTLDTASNAAGLAPGMLGSEKPRHYLLLIQNNAESRATGGIPGALAVLTADKGRISLSSQTSGHDLGEFNPPVPVDPQQESIYSTRMGTFMQDVNFTPDFPTAATTALKMWEQKKNERLDGAISIDPVALGYILDATGPVSLQDPQLLALTGGKLPNQLSGNNIVKTLLSDVYAQFNNAQLQDVYFAGVAKEVFGALSSGKGDAKGLLTGVGKGVEEHRILLWSAEGSEQSVLNKYPLSGSISGPSVPAAQFGAYFNDGTGAKMDYYVKRTVQLIRQCPANGYGTIKVRITSTNTAPADAASSLPSYVTGGGIYGIPPGEAQSNVIVYGPAQAQVETATQDGNKVPFGAQQHDNRPVGTLTMKLAPGQSTTVEFTFGKIVQQSQPAVVVTPTIQSLDKVVLPIESVNCGGAG from the coding sequence ATGGCTAATATCCAAGATTCCAAGGAAAACGGGAGCAGGCAAGGCGGAAACCGAAACGCACCGGGTGACGCCGGGAAGAGGGTCCGCCGTCGGCTGCTCACCACTAGTATTTGCGTTGCCGCCTTCCTGGTGCTCGCAGGGGCTTGCGCTGCATGGCTAAGTGCGAAGGCATCCACTATTAAAACCGAACTTGAGGCGTCAACACACCTGGTGCCCAAACTCAAGGAGAGCATTCTCAATAATCGGCAAGCCGAGGCGTCCTCCGCCGTTGACGAGCTCAAGCGGCATACTGCCGCTGCGCGCGACGCGGCGGCCGATCCAATTTGGTCACTGGCCACCACAATTCCCTGGCTGGGCGCGAATTTCTCCGCTACCGTTGAAATTACCCGCTCGGCCGACGACGTAGCCACGCTCGGCGCTGCACCCTTGGTAAAGGTCTACGACTCCCTCGACTGGAACAAACTCGTGCCGAGCAACCACGGCACGGACCTCGAACCTATCCGGAAAGCAGCCCCTGTAATGGCGTCGGCAGCAAACGCGGTGCGCGCCTCTGTGGACCGCCTCAACGGGATCGACGCAGGCAGCCTCCTCCCCCAGGTCGCAAAACCGCTGACGCAGGCTAGGGATCAACTCAGCACTATAGTGAGCACCCTGGACACAGCCTCCAACGCTGCCGGGTTGGCCCCCGGGATGCTGGGATCTGAGAAACCGCGGCACTACCTGCTCCTTATCCAAAACAACGCAGAGAGCCGGGCCACTGGCGGCATTCCCGGCGCACTGGCCGTTCTCACGGCGGATAAAGGAAGAATCAGTTTGTCTTCCCAGACCAGCGGCCACGATCTCGGCGAATTCAATCCTCCAGTGCCGGTTGACCCTCAGCAGGAGAGCATCTACAGCACTCGTATGGGAACGTTCATGCAGGATGTCAATTTCACCCCCGACTTCCCGACAGCAGCGACCACAGCATTGAAGATGTGGGAGCAGAAGAAGAACGAGCGACTGGACGGGGCCATCTCGATCGATCCAGTCGCGCTCGGCTACATCTTGGACGCCACAGGCCCGGTCAGTCTTCAGGACCCGCAATTACTGGCACTGACTGGCGGCAAGCTTCCAAACCAACTGTCCGGAAATAACATTGTTAAGACGCTGCTTTCCGACGTCTACGCCCAGTTCAACAATGCTCAACTGCAGGACGTCTACTTCGCGGGTGTAGCCAAGGAGGTCTTTGGCGCCCTCTCATCAGGCAAGGGCGACGCCAAGGGTCTACTTACGGGCGTCGGGAAGGGGGTCGAAGAACACAGGATCCTCCTCTGGTCTGCCGAAGGTAGCGAACAATCTGTGCTCAACAAGTACCCGCTCAGCGGTTCCATATCCGGGCCCAGCGTGCCTGCCGCGCAGTTTGGCGCCTACTTCAATGACGGCACCGGCGCGAAGATGGATTATTACGTCAAACGGACCGTTCAGCTCATAAGGCAATGCCCCGCTAACGGTTACGGGACGATAAAAGTACGGATCACCAGCACAAACACTGCCCCGGCCGACGCAGCCAGCTCGTTGCCGAGCTACGTGACAGGCGGCGGCATCTATGGGATTCCTCCTGGCGAGGCCCAAAGCAACGTCATTGTTTATGGGCCGGCTCAGGCCCAAGTAGAAACAGCCACCCAAGACGGGAACAAAGTCCCCTTCGGCGCACAGCAGCATGACAACAGACCTGTCGGCACCCTCACAATGAAGCTGGCCCCGGGACAGAGCACCACGGTCGAATTCACCTTCGGAAAGATCGTGCAGCAAAGCCAACCGGCGGTGGTGGTGACTCCAACAATTCAATCCTTGGACAAGGTAGTCCTTCCCATAGAGTCGGTAAACTGCGGGGGCGCGGGATAG
- a CDS encoding arsenate reductase/protein-tyrosine-phosphatase family protein, translating into MESLQPVRILTVCTGNICRSPVAERLLQAGLDQVLPGAFEVRSAGTRAMVGSPIQPLSADIIRTYGGSPDNFAARQLTSKILKESDLVLTMASHHRGEVLQLDASLLKRTFTIREFARMVTALEERGDASPSGSDYTQQWRELPARASSVRHLVLAAEASNNDVADPYKQGADAYLRMEDQLAPAIRRILRYARLSMQAS; encoded by the coding sequence TTGGAATCGCTCCAACCCGTTCGGATCCTGACCGTTTGCACCGGCAACATTTGCCGCTCCCCCGTCGCCGAACGGTTGCTTCAAGCGGGCCTGGACCAAGTTCTCCCCGGGGCCTTCGAGGTACGTAGCGCCGGCACGAGGGCCATGGTGGGCAGCCCCATCCAACCTTTGTCTGCGGACATCATCCGCACCTACGGCGGCTCACCCGATAACTTTGCCGCACGCCAGCTCACGTCGAAAATTCTGAAGGAATCAGATCTGGTGCTCACCATGGCATCACACCACCGCGGGGAAGTTCTGCAGCTGGATGCCTCCCTACTCAAACGCACTTTCACCATCCGGGAATTCGCGCGAATGGTGACGGCCCTCGAGGAACGCGGCGACGCATCGCCGTCGGGCTCGGACTACACCCAACAGTGGCGAGAACTGCCCGCACGGGCATCGTCTGTCCGCCACCTCGTTTTGGCGGCAGAGGCCTCAAACAACGACGTCGCGGACCCCTACAAACAAGGGGCCGACGCCTACCTGCGGATGGAAGACCAGCTGGCCCCGGCCATCCGCAGGATTCTCCGCTACGCCCGGCTAAGCATGCAGGCCTCCTAG
- the galU gene encoding UTP--glucose-1-phosphate uridylyltransferase GalU, producing the protein MTMGKSVRKAVIPAAGLGTRFLPATKAMPKEMLPVVDEPAIQYVVEEAVKAGLSDLLMITGRNKRALEDHFDRAPDLERTLELKGDRVRLDAVQHASGLGPIHYVRQGEPRGLGHAVLCARQHVGDEPFAVLLGDDLIDERDQLLSTMIDVQAKTGGSVIALIEVEPSQISAYGCADITPIAGEAYVRVNSLVEKPSVEEAPSNLAVIGRYVLHPAVFDVLEETGPGRGGEIQLTDALQTLAKGDGEGAGVFGVVFRGRRYDTGDKLSYLKAVITLASERAEFGEDLKSWMKEFLG; encoded by the coding sequence ATGACTATGGGGAAATCAGTTCGTAAAGCAGTTATTCCGGCCGCTGGATTGGGCACGCGCTTCTTGCCTGCCACCAAAGCGATGCCGAAGGAAATGTTGCCGGTAGTAGATGAGCCAGCCATCCAGTACGTGGTTGAGGAGGCTGTGAAGGCTGGCCTGAGCGACTTGCTGATGATCACAGGCCGCAACAAGCGCGCCCTTGAGGACCATTTCGATCGTGCACCTGATCTCGAACGCACTTTGGAACTCAAGGGAGACCGGGTCCGCCTGGACGCCGTGCAGCACGCTTCCGGACTTGGTCCCATCCATTACGTACGCCAGGGCGAACCGAGGGGCTTGGGCCACGCAGTGTTGTGCGCCCGGCAGCATGTGGGTGACGAACCCTTTGCCGTGCTTTTGGGGGACGACCTGATTGACGAGCGCGATCAGCTCCTGTCCACCATGATCGACGTCCAAGCGAAGACCGGCGGCTCGGTCATTGCTCTCATCGAAGTGGAACCTTCACAGATCAGTGCCTATGGCTGTGCTGACATCACGCCCATTGCAGGGGAGGCCTATGTCCGGGTCAACAGCCTTGTGGAGAAGCCTTCGGTTGAAGAAGCGCCGTCAAACTTGGCCGTCATTGGACGCTACGTTCTTCACCCGGCTGTCTTCGATGTCCTGGAAGAAACCGGGCCCGGGCGCGGCGGCGAGATCCAGCTGACCGACGCACTTCAGACCCTCGCCAAAGGAGACGGTGAGGGCGCTGGTGTTTTCGGGGTGGTCTTCCGCGGACGCCGCTACGATACCGGGGACAAGCTCAGCTACTTGAAGGCCGTCATCACCTTGGCGTCCGAGCGGGCCGAGTTCGGTGAAGATCTGAAATCCTGGATGAAGGAATTCCTCGGCTAG
- a CDS encoding glycosyltransferase family 2 protein produces the protein MGIYLTKRIGVVTVTFNSEDVIRDFLESLCANLSGIELILYVVDNNSKDETMRIISDYSDRIEIRIQENAENRGVAAGWVPG, from the coding sequence ATGGGCATTTATCTAACAAAACGAATTGGTGTTGTCACCGTTACTTTCAACAGTGAAGATGTTATTCGAGATTTCCTTGAGAGCCTATGCGCCAATTTGAGTGGTATCGAATTGATCCTTTATGTCGTCGACAATAACTCCAAAGACGAAACAATGCGCATTATTAGTGACTACTCGGATCGAATCGAGATCCGGATTCAAGAAAATGCCGAAAATAGGGGTGTGGCGGCTGGTTGGGTCCCCGGGTAG
- a CDS encoding LPXTG cell wall anchor domain-containing protein has translation MKKSLAVLALAGTIALAASAPAMAVDYPAPAQQGTVSNATVGVGGTVVFSGNGFAAGETVNITVNQTTTAQGAAAPGTGSVTMAVAGALPLAPLTLTAVANSAGAYSVTVQLNSAGTYVLTAVGATSGHTVTATVVASSASTAGLANTGGAGLANTGAGLANTGVDSSLILWGLVGAGALVAGTASVVVVRRRAKGEAVAAA, from the coding sequence TTGAAGAAATCACTTGCAGTGCTCGCGCTTGCGGGCACAATCGCTCTTGCCGCTTCGGCTCCAGCAATGGCTGTCGATTACCCGGCTCCGGCTCAGCAGGGCACCGTTTCCAACGCAACTGTCGGGGTCGGCGGAACCGTTGTATTCTCCGGTAACGGCTTCGCAGCCGGCGAAACGGTCAACATTACGGTCAACCAGACCACCACGGCTCAGGGCGCAGCCGCTCCCGGCACCGGATCTGTCACCATGGCAGTTGCTGGTGCACTTCCGCTAGCACCGCTTACCTTGACCGCCGTCGCTAACAGCGCCGGCGCCTATTCCGTCACCGTCCAACTGAACTCGGCTGGTACCTACGTGCTGACTGCCGTTGGCGCAACTTCCGGCCACACGGTCACGGCAACCGTAGTTGCTTCCTCAGCAAGCACTGCGGGTCTGGCAAACACTGGCGGGGCCGGCCTGGCCAACACCGGTGCAGGCCTGGCCAACACCGGTGTGGACTCCAGCCTCATTCTGTGGGGCTTGGTTGGCGCTGGTGCACTTGTAGCCGGCACGGCCTCCGTAGTGGTGGTTCGCCGTCGCGCAAAGGGCGAAGCAGTAGCCGCAGCCTAG
- a CDS encoding sugar transferase, whose protein sequence is MDSWERKYLRKLQITDAGVVVWSVAGAFGVRFGFADIVINDNLYVALAVALAVAWWLMLGFWGTREPRILGAGPEEYKRVFAASGWLFGFVAVISYAVRIDVARGFVGLAFPAGVIGLLVARWLLRQHLSLDRKNGRSTSRVLIIGSPHSAVHLVRSLRSQPAAGYLPAAVHLPGSVATTGQANELDIPVSAGDASVEAILQVIEATGVDAVAISSGAPLSPADLRRLGWELAARDIGMILAPALTDIAGPRIHTQPVAGLPLIHVSTPKLTGGRKVAKRTFDILIASVVLLMLSPLFVLLAALVKSTSYGPTFYSQERVGLRGTTFRMLKFRSMKINADAELQVLLEQQGSGDRPLFKVQNDPRITRVGQFLRKYSLDELPQLLNVLGGSMSLVGPRPQREGEVALYDDDAHRRLYVSPGMSGLWQVSGRSNLTWEQSIRLDLYYVENWSLMNDVVILFKTFKAVFASTGAV, encoded by the coding sequence ATGGACTCGTGGGAGCGCAAATACTTGCGCAAACTTCAAATAACTGATGCAGGAGTGGTCGTCTGGTCAGTCGCTGGCGCTTTCGGGGTTCGATTCGGTTTCGCCGACATCGTAATAAACGACAACCTGTACGTCGCGCTTGCAGTCGCATTGGCTGTCGCTTGGTGGCTGATGTTGGGCTTCTGGGGTACACGCGAGCCTAGAATCCTTGGAGCAGGGCCCGAAGAGTACAAACGCGTGTTTGCAGCGTCGGGATGGTTATTCGGATTCGTCGCCGTTATCTCTTATGCAGTACGCATCGACGTTGCTCGCGGATTCGTGGGGCTCGCGTTTCCTGCCGGCGTCATCGGCCTACTCGTAGCGCGTTGGCTGCTGCGCCAGCACCTAAGTCTGGACCGAAAGAATGGTCGCAGCACATCCAGAGTCCTGATCATTGGCAGCCCCCACTCTGCTGTCCATCTGGTTCGATCACTTCGTAGCCAGCCCGCCGCAGGATATTTACCGGCCGCAGTCCATCTTCCGGGCAGCGTTGCAACCACAGGCCAGGCAAACGAACTTGATATCCCAGTTAGCGCGGGGGACGCCAGCGTCGAGGCCATCTTGCAAGTCATTGAAGCAACGGGGGTTGATGCAGTGGCTATCTCCTCTGGGGCTCCTCTGAGTCCGGCGGACCTCCGCCGGTTGGGTTGGGAGCTTGCGGCCCGGGACATCGGCATGATCTTGGCGCCAGCACTTACTGATATTGCCGGGCCGCGCATTCACACGCAGCCCGTCGCTGGCCTTCCGCTGATCCATGTGTCCACCCCGAAGCTCACGGGTGGTAGGAAAGTTGCTAAGCGCACGTTCGACATATTAATCGCCAGTGTCGTCCTGCTCATGCTTTCTCCGTTATTCGTGCTGCTGGCGGCCTTGGTTAAGTCGACCAGCTACGGTCCAACATTCTATTCTCAGGAACGCGTCGGCCTGCGAGGAACAACTTTCAGGATGCTGAAATTCAGGTCCATGAAAATAAACGCCGATGCGGAGCTGCAAGTACTCCTCGAGCAACAGGGATCTGGCGACAGGCCGCTCTTTAAGGTACAGAACGACCCACGGATAACGCGTGTTGGACAGTTTCTCCGTAAATACTCACTCGACGAACTCCCCCAATTATTGAACGTATTGGGCGGCAGTATGAGTCTAGTAGGGCCTCGCCCCCAACGCGAGGGGGAGGTCGCACTCTACGACGACGACGCGCACCGCAGGCTTTACGTTAGCCCAGGAATGAGCGGTCTCTGGCAGGTGAGTGGACGGTCAAACCTCACCTGGGAACAGAGCATCAGGCTCGACCTCTACTATGTCGAAAATTGGTCGCTCATGAATGACGTGGTAATACTCTTCAAGACATTCAAAGCAGTATTTGCAAGTACCGGCGCGGTCTGA
- a CDS encoding carboxymuconolactone decarboxylase family protein yields the protein MSENTQRLAGYLDKTLPGLYQALSGYAEQVTSEADRTGIPRRTLELVNYRASQINGCAFCLDLHHRRAIGYGETEQRLALLSVYGEVDLFSEAEKVALELAEQITRMSTARPTAELFSRARQVYTEEQIGVLCMACIGINAFNRLSILSEHPVRKARN from the coding sequence ATGAGTGAAAATACTCAGCGGCTTGCGGGCTATCTGGACAAGACGCTGCCCGGACTTTATCAAGCGCTGTCCGGCTACGCGGAGCAGGTCACTTCGGAAGCTGACCGGACTGGGATCCCTCGCCGCACGTTGGAGTTGGTGAACTACCGGGCTTCGCAGATCAACGGATGCGCGTTCTGCCTGGACCTGCACCATCGCCGTGCTATTGGCTATGGCGAGACGGAGCAGCGGCTTGCCCTGCTGTCTGTGTATGGCGAGGTGGACCTCTTTAGCGAGGCCGAGAAGGTGGCGCTAGAACTGGCCGAACAGATCACGCGCATGAGCACAGCCCGTCCCACGGCCGAGTTGTTTTCCCGTGCACGTCAGGTCTATACCGAGGAGCAGATCGGTGTGCTGTGCATGGCGTGCATCGGCATCAACGCCTTCAATCGCCTATCCATCCTGAGCGAGCACCCGGTGCGGAAGGCGCGGAACTAG